The sequence below is a genomic window from Desulfuromonas sp. TF.
GCCCGCCTTGCGAGCCCTGTCCAGGGCTCCGGCCTGAGGATTATTGCTGACCACCAGGACGATTTCGGCGTTGAGGGTGCCATCACCGCATCGGTCGATGATCGATTGCAGGTTGGTTCCCCCGCCGGAAGCGAGAGCGCCGAGTCGGAGTTTGCTGGGCACGGTTCCTCCGGAGAAGCATTGACAGGTGACAAGTGACCAAGTGAGGTTATGTGTCTCCCGTCACTCGTCACATTTTCAAATCAATTGGACCTGTTCTTCATCTTTGCCGCATTTGGCTATTTCACCGATGAGGAAAGCCTCTTCCTTGAGGCCTGACAGACGCACCATGACATCCTCTGTTTCCTCGTCGGAAACGACCAGCACCATTCCGATACCGTAATTGAAGGTGCGGTACATCTCCAGCTCATCGATGTTCCCTCCTTTGCGGAGAGCCTCGAAGATCACCGGCTTGGGCCAGCTGTTCTTTTTTACGACGGCCTTGCAATGGCGGGGCAGAACCCTGGGAACATTTTCCAGGATGCCGCCTCCGGTGATGTGGGCCATCCCCTTGATGCGGAAATCCCGCAACAGATTGAGGATGGATTTGACATAGATTTTCGTGGGGGTGAGGAGCTCTTCTCCGAGGGATTTCCCCAACTCCGGCAGAACGGTCTCCACTGTCAGCTGCATGCGTTCGAAGAAAACCTTTCGGGCCAGGGAAAAACCGTTGGAATGGAGGCCGCTGGAGCCGATCCCGATCAGCCGGTCGCCCACCGTGATGGAAGAGCCGTCGATGATTCGACTGTTGTCCACCACCCCCACAGTGAAGCCGGCCAGGTCATACTCCCCTTCGCCGTACATTCCCGGCATCTCGGCGGTCTCTCCCCCGATCAGGGCGCATCCGGCCTGCACGCAGCCGGCGGAGATGCCCTTGACGATCTCGGCCGCTTTTTCAGGGGAAAGTTCGCCGGTGGCCAGATAGTCGAGAAAAAACAAGGGTTCGGCCCCCTGGACGACAATGTCGTTGACGCACATGGCCACCAGGTCGATTCCCACGGTATCGTGCTTGTCCATGGCAAAGGCGAGCTTGAGCTTGGTGCCGACGCCGTCCGTCGAGGCAACCAGGGTCGGCCTTTCATACTTGTCGGCGTGCAGGGAAAAAAGTCCCCCAAAGCCGCCGATATCCGTGAGGACCTCCGGTCGCGAAGTGGCCTTGACCAGCGGCTTGATCATCTGAACAAAACGATTGCCGGCATCGATGTCGACGCCGGCATCCTTGTAGGTAACTTTACTGTCCTCGCCCAATGGTATAAACTCCTTATTTCAAAGTCGGTAATTATTAAATCAACCTTCCCTTGCTTGTCAACGGCAAAGTCCCCCTCGTCACTGGGTTCTTTATCCCTTTACAGATTAACGGGGGTAACTTATGATTGTTTCCGTCGCGATTATCGCGGCATTACCTGGATGCACGATGCATTCTAGCCGATTTCAGCCGACGGGCATAGCCCCTTTCTCTCCTTTCACGGGGGCGCTGCATCTTGTCGTTGCGGGGCCTCGCCTTGGATCATGACTGAAGATCACGTCATTAGGCCGATGCAGCCATCCGATCTCGCCCGGGTGGTGGAAATCGAGAACCTCTGTTATCCCAATCCCTGGTCGGCCGAACTTTTTAAACGGGAACTGGACAATCCCCTGGCTGCCGTCGACCTTTTATGGTTGGAAGGGGAGATTGCGGGTTATCTCTGCTCATGGCTGGTGAGCGGCGAGCTGAATATCCTCAACGTGGCTGTCGTTCCAGCCTTTCGCCGCCGGGGAGCGGCCGCCGCCCTGCTGCGCCACGTCATCGGAAAAAGCCGCCGCCAAGGCCTTGAACGCTCTTTTCTGGAGGTTCGGGTCGGCAATGCAGGAGCGATTGAGCTTTATACCTCCTTCGGTTTCAAGCCGGTATCTATTCGGAAACGTTATTATCCGGACGGGGAAGACGCAGTGATGATGGAGTTGGACCACGTGGGGGATGAGGCGTGACAAGTGACAGATGACTCTGAGTTTAAAGGGAACGGGAATGAATAATTACAGAACGAAGATCCTCTCCAACCAGGAGATTTCGCCCGGCTACTTTCGGATGCGCATCCTTGCTCCGGGATTCGGGGAGACGGCTCGTCCGGGGCAGTTCATCATGTTCCGGGTCCAACTCTCCCAGTCCCCTCTTCTGCGCCGACCCTTCGGCGTTTTTCGCACCGGTTTTCTCCCTCCCGACTGCGAGGGGCAGCCGGAGAAAGAATATCTCGAGATCCTCTACAAGGTCGTGGGCTCCGGCACCGGGATCATGAGCGAACTCCACGAGGGGGACCGGGTTGAGGTCCTGGGGCCCCTGGGCAAGGGATTCGATCTCGAAGCGGCGGCAGGGGAGAAGATTCTGGTAGGGGGTGGCATCGGCCTGGTCCCTCTCTACATGCTGGCTCGTAAATTAACCGAAACCGGCAGGGTACGATTGCTGATGGGCGGCCGCACCCGCGACGATATCCTTGCCGTCACCGAGTTCGAGCGCCTGGGGGTGGAGACTTACGTTTCCACGGACGACGGCAGCCTCGGTGAGGAGGGTCTGGTTACAAACGTGCTTGAGCGCAAGCTCGACAAGTATCCGGACGCCGTGGTTTACGCCTGCGGTCCCATGCCGATGCTCGAGGCGGTGCAGCGGATCTGTACCCGGCGCGGCACTCCCCTTCAGGTCTCGCTGGAGGCGCTCATGGCCTGCGGAGTAGGCGCCTGCCTGGGTTGCGTGGTCAAGGGATCCGGTCACTCCGAAGAGACCCCCCGTTACCTGTGCACCTGCAAGGAAGGGCCGGTGTTCCGGGCCGAGCAGCTGGACTGGAGCAGGGCAGGGGAGGAGAACGGATACTGTGAGGGGTGCAAATCTTAATCGTGAGGCGTGACAAGTGACAAGTGACAAGTGACAGGTGGCGCGCGCGGTCGTGTGACAAGGAAATAGATATGGAGAGAAAACGCCCGAATCTGGCGGTCGAGATCGCCGGCATCAAATTGAAGAACCCGGTCATGCCCGCCTCGGGCACTTTCGGGTATGGAGAAGAATTCGCTCCCTACCTCGATTTGGAAAGAATCGGGGCGATCGTCACCAAGGGGTTGTCCCTGAAGCCGAAGGCCGGCAATCCTACCCCCCGGATCGCCGAAACCAGCGGAGGCATGCTTAACGCCATCGGCCTGCAGAATGTCGGAGTGGACGCCTTCATCGAAACCAAGATCCCCTTCCTGCGGAAGGTCAAGACCCCGACCATCGTCAATTTCTTCGGCAACACTCTGGAGGAATACGGCGAGGTGGCCCGGCGTCTTTCCGATCTTCCCGAGGTCGCCGGCGTCGAACTCAATATTTCCTGCCCCAATGTCAAACAGGGGGGAATCGTCTTCGGCACGGACCCGTGTGCCGCGGCCGACGTGGTCTCGCTGGTTCGCAAGCATCTCCGCAAGCCCCTGATCGTCAAGCTTACTCCCAACGTCACCGACATCACCGTCACCGCGCGGGCGGTGGAGGAGGCGGGGGCCGATGCCATCAGCTGCATCAACACCCTGACCGGTATGGCGGTCGATGTCCGATCCCGCCGCCCCCGTCTCGCCAACGGCACGGGAGGGCTCTCGGGTCCCGCCATCCGTCCGATCGCGGTGCGCCTGGTCCACCAGGTGGTGCAGACCGTCAGGATCCCTGTCATCGGAGTGGGGGGGATCGGGTGTGCCGAGGACGCCCTGGAGTTTCTCGTGGTCGGCGCCACGGCCGTGCAGGTGGGGACCGCCAATTTCATCGATCCGACGGTGATGCTCTCCGTCATCGGAGGGATCGAGAAATTCTGCATCGAGGAGGGGATAGGCGATATCCGTGAGATTATCGGCAGCCTCGAGCTTTAGTCGGAACGAGGGACGCGGAACGTGGAACGCGGTAAACTAAATTAAATTAGGTTTTATGTCTTTGCGTTCCGCATCCCTCGTCCCGCGTCACGGACTTTATGGACGTCATCACCACACACGTCAACGCCGATTTCGACTGCCTGGGGGCCATGATCGCCGCAAGGAAGCTCTATCCCCGCGCTGAACTGGTGTTTGCCGGGTCGCAGGAGAAGAGCCTGCGGGAGTTCTTCGTCCGGAGTGCGGTTTATGCCTATGATTTCAAGCGCATCCGGGACATCGATCTCGCTGCTGTCACCCGCCTCATTCTGGTCGATGTTCGCCAGTCCGAACGGATCGGCCCTTTCGGTGAGGTGGCCCGCCGCGAAGGGGTGGAGGTGCATATCTACGACCACCATCCCGCAGGGCAGGCCGACATCCAGGGCGATCTGGAGACGATCGAGCCGGTCGGTTCGACCGTGACCGTCCTGACCCACATCTTCATGGAACGGGGAATCGTGCCTAACCCCGAGGAAGCCACCATGATGATGCTGGGTCTTTACGAGGACACCGGAGGCCTGCTGTTCAATTCCACCACCCTCAGGGATTTCCAGGCGGCGGCCTATCTCTTCACCCATGGCGCCAATCTCAACACGGTTGCCGACTTCCTTACCCAGGAACTGACCGCCGACCAGGTGACCCTTCTCCACAAGCTCATCGAATCCCGCACGGTCCTGAATGTCCGTGGGATAGACATCTCCATCGCCCATGCCTCGGTAGACCATTTCGTCGGCGACTTGGCGGTGCTGGCTCACAAGCTCAAGGATATGGAGAATCTCGATGCGCTGCTGGTGGTGGTGCGCATGGCGGATCGGATCTTCCTGGTCGGCCGCTCACGGATTCCCGAGGTCCACGTGGGGGAGATCCTCGGCGAATTCGGTGGAGGAGGCCACGCCTTTGCCGCTTCCGGCACGGTGAGGGATCTGACCCTTGTTCAGCTTCTCGACCGTCTCCCCGAGGTTCTCAATCGTCACGTCAATCCCCGATGGGAAGCCCGCCACCTCATGTCGTACCCTGTAAAGAGCGTAGGCAAGGAGGCAACTCTCAATGAGGTCCGAAAGATTCTGACCCGCTACAACATCAACGCCATGCCGGTCATGGATAAGGAGCGGGTGGTCGGCATCATCACTCGCCAACTGGTGGACAAGGCCGTTCACCACGGTCTGGCCGAAGTCCCGGTAAGCGAATACATGACCGGGGATTTTTCTCCGGTGACCCCTTCCACCCCTGTTGCGGATCTGCAGGAGCTGATCGTCGAGCGCAATCAGCGCTTTGTTCCCGTCATCAAAAACGGATCCATGATCGGGGCCGTTACCCGGACCGATCTGTTGCGGCATATGGCCGCCGGAGGCCGGAGCGACGACCGCGGGATATCCATTTCAGGAGGCGCCGCGCTGACGGTCAAGAAAAGGGAAGCGGCCCGTCTCATGCGCGAACAGCTTCCCTCCCGGATTTTTCATATCCTGGAGGAACTGGGGGATGTCGGGGATGCTCTGGGGCAGCATATCTATGCTGTCGGCGGCTTCGTCAGGGATCTGCTGCTGCGCAAGGAAAACCTCGATGTCGATATCGTCGTCGAGGGGGACGGCATCGCCTTTGCCGTCGAATATGCACGCCTCCACGAATGCCGGGTGCGCACCCACAAAAAATTCGGCACCGCTGTCATCATCTTCCCGGACGGATTCAAGATCGATGTCGCCTCCACCCGAACAGAATATTATCTCGAGCCCGGCGCGCTGCCCACTGTGGAGCATGCCTCCATCAAGCTCGATCTGTATCGCCGGGACTTCACCATCAACACACTGGCCATGGCCTTGAACCGGCACCATTTCGGCCGCCTACTCGATTTTTACGGCGCCCAGCGCGATCTGAAGGAAAAGGCCATCCGGGTCCTGCACAACCTCAGTTTCGTAGAGGACCCTACCCGGATGTTCAGGGCCGTGCGCTTCGAGCAGCGCCTCGATTTTCACTTGGGCAAGCATACCGAACACCTGCTGCGCAGCGCGGTGCGCATGGGCTTTCTCGACAAGGTCGGAGGGTCCCGGGTCTTCAATGAACTCCAAATCATTCTCAAAGAGGCCGATCCCCTGCCGGCGGTCTTCCGGATGGCGGCACTGGGACTGCTGAAATACATCCATCCCACCCTGACCGCCACGACGCACACCCGCACACTTTTCACCGCTGCCGGAAGAGCGATCAACTGGTATGAACTGCTTTATACCGGAGAAACATGTCAGCGATGGCAGGTGTACTTCCTCTGTCTGACGGCCGACCTCGATCGCGACGCCATGACCGGCATCTGCAACCGTCTCGGTATCCCAAGCCGTTACCGGGACGTCTTCTGCGATGAACGGGAAGAAGCGCATTCAACCCTGAACCATCTCGAACGACGGCGCTCCCGCAGATCCCCCCAGCCCAGCGAGCTTTACCATCGGCTCAGTCCCTTTGCCACCGAGGTTCTCCTCTACATCATGGCCAAGGCGGCCAGTGAAGAGGTCCGTCGCTGGGTCTCCCTTTTCGTCACGCGGCTGCGATCGGAAAGCACAATTCTCAGCGGACACGACCTGCGGCAGATGGGCATTCTTCCTGGACCCCGCTACAAGGAGATTCTGGGGGTTCTCCTCGATGCCCGCCTCAACGGCCGGGTTGCGACCCGAGAGGATGAAACGGCATTCGTGCGCAGGAGGTTTTTGAAAGGCGTGACGAATGACGAGTGACGCGTGACGCGGCGGAACCTTACATTGACTTCATATCCCCGTTCTGCTACAAATCCCCTTCATGGAAAGTATCCTTGCAAAAATCTCCATAATGATTGTTCCGGCCTTATTGGCCGTGACCCTGCACGAAGTGGCCCACGGTTACATTGCTGAGCGGTTCGGCGACCCCACGGCCCGCCTTCTGGGTCGTCTCACACTGAATCCCGCCAAGCACCTCGATCCCATCGGCACTCTGGCGCTCCTCTTTTTCGGTTTCGGCTGGGCCAAACCCGTGCCGATCAATTTCAACAACCTGCGCAGCCCTAAACAGGACATGATTTGGGTGGCCCTTGCCGGTCCCGGGACAAACTTCTCCCTGGCGATTCTGTCGGCGCTGCTTCTGAGAGGAGTCGCCCTGTTGACCCAGGTTTTCAATCCGGAGGGGACAGACCTGGCCCTTATGGTGGAGCCGGTCTCCCTGATGCTCGGTTTCAGTCTCTATATCAACATCATTCTGGGTGTTTTCAACCTGATCCCTATCCCGCCCCTCGACGGGGGCCGGGTGATGAGCGGCCTGCTGCCCCAGCGTCAGGCAGAAATGCTGTCCCGCCTCGAACCTTTCGGGTTCGTCATCATCATCTTCCTGATTTTCTTCACCGATCTCTGGCGTCTTGTTCTGGCTCCGGTGATTTACACCCTGGTCGGCCTGCTTGCCGGTTCCCAGGTTCTCGTCGTCGAGAGGGCCATTCACTTTCTTTTCGGACGCTGAGGGTCATCGGCCATGTCCTACGAAATAAGGGTCGAAAATTTCGAGGGGCCGCTCGATCTTCTTCTCCATCTCATCAGGAAAAACGAGATGGATATCTACGATATCCCCATGGCGACGATCACCGCTCAATATCTGGTCACCCTCGATGCCATGAAAAACCTCAATCTCGATGTGGCCGGAGAATTTCTGCTCATGGCCTCTACTCTCATCCATATCAAGTCCCGCCTGCTTCTGCCGCCGTCGGAAGAGGACGTTCCCGATGAGGAGGAGGAAGACCCCCGGGCCGAACTTGTGCGGCGCCTTCTCGAATACCAGAAATACAAAGAGGCCGCCGCGGCTTTCGACGCTCTTTCCCTCCTGGGCAGGGATGTTTTCGCCCGAAAATTTACGGCTGCGGAACTGGTGGAAGGAGAGGAGGACGAATTTGAGGCGATTGGTCTCTATGAGTTGATGGAAGCTTTTCGTGATCTTCTCAAGACTGCTCCCCCTGAAACGTTTCATGATGTGGATGTGGAACGGCTATCCGTGACCGATCGGGTGAATGCCATTCTGGAACTCCTTTCCGACCAGGAAAGTCTTGCTTTCACCGATCTTTTTACTGGGTGTCCCGACCGGCACGAGGTCGTAGTGACTTTTCTGGCCATGCTCGAGCTGGTGAAGCTGCGGATGTTGCGGCTGATGCAGAACCGCCGTTTCGGAATGATCCGTCTCTATCTCTCTGTGGATGCGGGGACGCTTTCGACCATCGATCTGGAAGAGGATTCTCTTGGATACGGCTGAACTGAAAGCGGTGGTGGAGAGCCTGGTTTTCGTTTCCGAGGCGCCGATAACTCCCGAGCGCATTGCCGAGGCCTTGGACGTTGAGAAGAAAAGAGTGCTCCAGGCTCTGGAAGATCTGGTACAGGAATACGCTCGAAGCCGGCGCGGTTTCATCCTCTCCGAGGCAGCCGAAGGGTTCCAGTTCCGCAGCCGCCCCGAACATGCCGAATGGATCCGGCGTCTGGGCAAGAGCCGCCCTTTTAAATTCTCCCGCGCCGCCCTGGAGAGCCTGGCGATCGTTGCCTACCGGCAGCCGATCACCCGCGCCGAAATCGAATATCTTCGGGGGGTCGATTCGGGAGGGGTGCTCAAGACCCTGCTCGACAAACACCTCATTCGGATACTGGGTAAAAAGGATGTCCCCGGCCGCCCTCTGATGTACGGCACCACCCGGGAGTTCCTGGAGGTTTTCGGCCTTCGAGACCTCACCGGTCTGCCCACCCTGAAAGAGTTCAGCGAACTGGCCCCCGAGACCCTGCAGGAAGAATAAATTTTTTTCTCCTGAAGCCATATTCCAAGTTTTAACCTCGAACCTCGAAACTCGAAACTCCGCCTGTGAAAGAACGCCTGCAAAAAATAATGGCTGCCGCCGGTTTGGCTTCGCGCCGGGAGGCGGAAAAGTGGATCGCCGCCGGACGCGTGAGCGTCAATGGCCGGATTGCCTCTCTCGGCGACAGCGCCGATCCGGAAAAAGACCGGGTGGAGGTGGACGGCCGACCTGTCGGAAGCGAGGGGAGAAAATACTACCTCCTTCTCAACAAGCCGATCGGTTACGTCAGCACCCGCAGCGATCCGGAAGGCCGGCCGGTGGTGACCGACCTGGTCAAAGAGATTCCAGCCCGGCTCTATCCAGTGGGCCGCCTTGACCTCAATACCGAAGGCCTGCTGCTTCTGACCAATGACGGCGCACTGGCGAACCGTCTGACTCATCCCCGGCACCAGGTGGAAAAAACATACCTGGTCCGAGTGCGGGGGACCCTCTCCCGGGAGACCCGGGAGCACCTGGAAGGCGGAGTTCTCCTTGAAGACGGCATGACTGCTCCGGCCCGTATCGATAAGGTGCGCACGGCGGCTTCCCACAGCTGGTTTCACCTGACCATTCATGAAGGCCGCAACCGCCAGGTCCGGCGTATGTGCGAGGCGGTCGGCTTCCAGGTAAGCCGCCTCAAGCGCATCCGCATCGCCTTTCTCGAACTCGATGAACTCCCCTCCGGAAAATTCCGCCATCTCTCTCCCCAAGAAGTCGCTCGATTGAAAAAACTTTAGGAGCTGTCATGCTTGGAAACCTTCGCGTGACCAGTCAGGGGGTTTGCCTCTGGTCGTCACACGCATTGATGGGCCCGACCCGGTTTCGATAAGAAAAAAGAAGAATTCGAGCGAAGCTGCCTGGGGGTAGGGAGGCGTTTTCTTTAGCCGGTTTTTCCTTCACACGAAATGACGTAGAGAGTTGTTTTCTTTAAAAAATCTTCTCTTTCTTTAACCTTGACATACCCTCCGGCGATGGTTTACATTCAGTCTTTATCGGATTGTACCAATTTCTAATTTTTTACGGTGGTCACTTTGTCCAAAAGAGAGAAACTCCTCGCCTCGGCGCAAAAAAGTCTGCAAAAGGGGCAGCTCGCCAAGGCGATCAAGGACTACCAGCAGATTCTCCAGGTCGACTCCGGTGATGTGAGGAGCCGTCAGAAGCTGGCTGAACTCCTTGGTCGGGATCGTCGGACAGAGGAAGCCCTTGGCGAGTACGAAGCGGTCGCCAAGCATTATGCCAAGGCCGGCTTTTATCTCAAGGCCATTGCAGTCTACAAGCAGATGCAGAAGCTTGACCCGGCCAAGGTGGACATCTATCACCGTCTTGCCGAGCTCAATGAAAAACAGGGGCTTATCGGCAACGCTCTGGCTGAATACCGCAATCTGGCGGCCTATTACGAAAAGCAGAAAATGTATGCCGAGGCCGCGAACGTTCTGCAGAAAATGCGGGAACTTGAGCCTGAAAACCTCAACATTCTGGTAAAAATCGCCGAAACCTACGCCAAGGGCGGGCTCAAGGACAGGGCAAGGGAAGAGTTCGGCCAAGCCTTGGCCATTCTCCGACAGAAAGAAGATTTCTCCAGGGTTCTGAAACTCTACGAAATTTTCCTTCCTCTGTATCCGGACCGGGCCGACATGAAGATCGGTATGGCCCAGGCCCTGATTGAAAAGGGTGATACCGAAAGAGGGATGCCCATCCTGAAAAACCTTCTCCAGGACAATCCGGAACATCCGGAAATTCTCGCCATTCTGGCACAGGGCTACCGGAAACTCGAAGATTTCGTCAATGAGAGATTAACTTTTCAGCATCTTCTACGCAATGCCTCGGAAGATCTGGATCTCAGGCAGGGTTATATTCGGGCCTGCATCGACAGCGGAGAGCCAACGAGAGCTCTTGAGGAACTGGAAAGCTGCAGGGACGCCTTCCTGGCGGCCGAGAGAGCCTCAGTTCTTCAGGATTTTTATGAAGAATTGAAGCAGAACCTTCCACAAAACGACCAGATCCGCCGATCCCTGCAATTCATTTATCCCATCACCAGGGATGAGGAATCCCATTCGGCGGATATATCCGTTCTTCTGGAGGACCTGGATCCGGAGCCCGCCGGCGAACCTGCCACTACAGTAAGTGATTTTACTCCGGAGCCCGTGCAGGAGACCCTGGAGGTCGATCACGTCTTCCCCGCCGCATCGGAAGAACCCGTCGATTATTATCCGACGGCGGAAGAGGGCGAGGACCTGGAAATCCCTCTTGAATTTCTTGAAGAAGTTG
It includes:
- the scpB gene encoding SMC-Scp complex subunit ScpB, with the protein product MDTAELKAVVESLVFVSEAPITPERIAEALDVEKKRVLQALEDLVQEYARSRRGFILSEAAEGFQFRSRPEHAEWIRRLGKSRPFKFSRAALESLAIVAYRQPITRAEIEYLRGVDSGGVLKTLLDKHLIRILGKKDVPGRPLMYGTTREFLEVFGLRDLTGLPTLKEFSELAPETLQEE
- a CDS encoding site-2 protease family protein yields the protein MESILAKISIMIVPALLAVTLHEVAHGYIAERFGDPTARLLGRLTLNPAKHLDPIGTLALLFFGFGWAKPVPINFNNLRSPKQDMIWVALAGPGTNFSLAILSALLLRGVALLTQVFNPEGTDLALMVEPVSLMLGFSLYINIILGVFNLIPIPPLDGGRVMSGLLPQRQAEMLSRLEPFGFVIIIFLIFFTDLWRLVLAPVIYTLVGLLAGSQVLVVERAIHFLFGR
- the purM gene encoding phosphoribosylformylglycinamidine cyclo-ligase, coding for MGEDSKVTYKDAGVDIDAGNRFVQMIKPLVKATSRPEVLTDIGGFGGLFSLHADKYERPTLVASTDGVGTKLKLAFAMDKHDTVGIDLVAMCVNDIVVQGAEPLFFLDYLATGELSPEKAAEIVKGISAGCVQAGCALIGGETAEMPGMYGEGEYDLAGFTVGVVDNSRIIDGSSITVGDRLIGIGSSGLHSNGFSLARKVFFERMQLTVETVLPELGKSLGEELLTPTKIYVKSILNLLRDFRIKGMAHITGGGILENVPRVLPRHCKAVVKKNSWPKPVIFEALRKGGNIDELEMYRTFNYGIGMVLVVSDEETEDVMVRLSGLKEEAFLIGEIAKCGKDEEQVQLI
- a CDS encoding dihydroorotate dehydrogenase electron transfer subunit — translated: MNNYRTKILSNQEISPGYFRMRILAPGFGETARPGQFIMFRVQLSQSPLLRRPFGVFRTGFLPPDCEGQPEKEYLEILYKVVGSGTGIMSELHEGDRVEVLGPLGKGFDLEAAAGEKILVGGGIGLVPLYMLARKLTETGRVRLLMGGRTRDDILAVTEFERLGVETYVSTDDGSLGEEGLVTNVLERKLDKYPDAVVYACGPMPMLEAVQRICTRRGTPLQVSLEALMACGVGACLGCVVKGSGHSEETPRYLCTCKEGPVFRAEQLDWSRAGEENGYCEGCKS
- a CDS encoding CBS domain-containing protein; the encoded protein is MDVITTHVNADFDCLGAMIAARKLYPRAELVFAGSQEKSLREFFVRSAVYAYDFKRIRDIDLAAVTRLILVDVRQSERIGPFGEVARREGVEVHIYDHHPAGQADIQGDLETIEPVGSTVTVLTHIFMERGIVPNPEEATMMMLGLYEDTGGLLFNSTTLRDFQAAAYLFTHGANLNTVADFLTQELTADQVTLLHKLIESRTVLNVRGIDISIAHASVDHFVGDLAVLAHKLKDMENLDALLVVVRMADRIFLVGRSRIPEVHVGEILGEFGGGGHAFAASGTVRDLTLVQLLDRLPEVLNRHVNPRWEARHLMSYPVKSVGKEATLNEVRKILTRYNINAMPVMDKERVVGIITRQLVDKAVHHGLAEVPVSEYMTGDFSPVTPSTPVADLQELIVERNQRFVPVIKNGSMIGAVTRTDLLRHMAAGGRSDDRGISISGGAALTVKKREAARLMREQLPSRIFHILEELGDVGDALGQHIYAVGGFVRDLLLRKENLDVDIVVEGDGIAFAVEYARLHECRVRTHKKFGTAVIIFPDGFKIDVASTRTEYYLEPGALPTVEHASIKLDLYRRDFTINTLAMALNRHHFGRLLDFYGAQRDLKEKAIRVLHNLSFVEDPTRMFRAVRFEQRLDFHLGKHTEHLLRSAVRMGFLDKVGGSRVFNELQIILKEADPLPAVFRMAALGLLKYIHPTLTATTHTRTLFTAAGRAINWYELLYTGETCQRWQVYFLCLTADLDRDAMTGICNRLGIPSRYRDVFCDEREEAHSTLNHLERRRSRRSPQPSELYHRLSPFATEVLLYIMAKAASEEVRRWVSLFVTRLRSESTILSGHDLRQMGILPGPRYKEILGVLLDARLNGRVATREDETAFVRRRFLKGVTNDE
- a CDS encoding ScpA family protein, coding for MSYEIRVENFEGPLDLLLHLIRKNEMDIYDIPMATITAQYLVTLDAMKNLNLDVAGEFLLMASTLIHIKSRLLLPPSEEDVPDEEEEDPRAELVRRLLEYQKYKEAAAAFDALSLLGRDVFARKFTAAELVEGEEDEFEAIGLYELMEAFRDLLKTAPPETFHDVDVERLSVTDRVNAILELLSDQESLAFTDLFTGCPDRHEVVVTFLAMLELVKLRMLRLMQNRRFGMIRLYLSVDAGTLSTIDLEEDSLGYG
- the rimI gene encoding ribosomal protein S18-alanine N-acetyltransferase, translated to MTEDHVIRPMQPSDLARVVEIENLCYPNPWSAELFKRELDNPLAAVDLLWLEGEIAGYLCSWLVSGELNILNVAVVPAFRRRGAAAALLRHVIGKSRRQGLERSFLEVRVGNAGAIELYTSFGFKPVSIRKRYYPDGEDAVMMELDHVGDEA
- a CDS encoding dihydroorotate dehydrogenase, with product MERKRPNLAVEIAGIKLKNPVMPASGTFGYGEEFAPYLDLERIGAIVTKGLSLKPKAGNPTPRIAETSGGMLNAIGLQNVGVDAFIETKIPFLRKVKTPTIVNFFGNTLEEYGEVARRLSDLPEVAGVELNISCPNVKQGGIVFGTDPCAAADVVSLVRKHLRKPLIVKLTPNVTDITVTARAVEEAGADAISCINTLTGMAVDVRSRRPRLANGTGGLSGPAIRPIAVRLVHQVVQTVRIPVIGVGGIGCAEDALEFLVVGATAVQVGTANFIDPTVMLSVIGGIEKFCIEEGIGDIREIIGSLEL
- a CDS encoding pseudouridine synthase; the encoded protein is MKERLQKIMAAAGLASRREAEKWIAAGRVSVNGRIASLGDSADPEKDRVEVDGRPVGSEGRKYYLLLNKPIGYVSTRSDPEGRPVVTDLVKEIPARLYPVGRLDLNTEGLLLLTNDGALANRLTHPRHQVEKTYLVRVRGTLSRETREHLEGGVLLEDGMTAPARIDKVRTAASHSWFHLTIHEGRNRQVRRMCEAVGFQVSRLKRIRIAFLELDELPSGKFRHLSPQEVARLKKL
- a CDS encoding tetratricopeptide repeat protein, encoding MSKREKLLASAQKSLQKGQLAKAIKDYQQILQVDSGDVRSRQKLAELLGRDRRTEEALGEYEAVAKHYAKAGFYLKAIAVYKQMQKLDPAKVDIYHRLAELNEKQGLIGNALAEYRNLAAYYEKQKMYAEAANVLQKMRELEPENLNILVKIAETYAKGGLKDRAREEFGQALAILRQKEDFSRVLKLYEIFLPLYPDRADMKIGMAQALIEKGDTERGMPILKNLLQDNPEHPEILAILAQGYRKLEDFVNERLTFQHLLRNASEDLDLRQGYIRACIDSGEPTRALEELESCRDAFLAAERASVLQDFYEELKQNLPQNDQIRRSLQFIYPITRDEESHSADISVLLEDLDPEPAGEPATTVSDFTPEPVQETLEVDHVFPAASEEPVDYYPTAEEGEDLEIPLEFLEEVAAEDAVPEAEENTAEEHGLELELELELDLEPAESSEELKPDSAAGGTAEQGMDTAPFDEEILDLELEDALVQEEFSPSVAAGDAEEEILDLDMSDALEHDDPPAISMDDLRSELEEAEFFLQQGLLDDAERICRSLLEGHPDRKEILIKLSEIEKSRQAAPLALSARQLFDLEEELADEDLSVLEEGIDAFADSQRGIETHIAPGGTPGPEGNSDQTLRDRKEPPGSS